The genomic stretch CAGCAGGTGATTTGGGCGCCAGGAGGGGCGATTGCAGGGGACTAACGTTGCTCTCGAATTCACAGTGCCGATTCGGACTGGAGACGTCATGGAGTGCCGGTGTTTTCTTCAATTCCGGTGGGTTTCCCCTTCCGCCGCCCTTAATCTTGCCGCTGTTTGGAACTCCGAGAAAGCCTTTCCCTTCTCGCAGAGGCGATGATGGAGAGAGACCTCCGGCGTTCGATCGTCGTCGATATGGTGAAGTACCACGGCTGGTCAGTGATTCCTCGTCAACAAAATGGTGGAGCGAGTTGGCATCTCTTCTTCTTGGTTTCCTGAGCCCGGCGAACGGATTGAGAAGGCAGAGAGAGGCCATGAGAGAAATTTTGGGAAGCAAACCGCAACCTCTCGAGCGAAGGCGGCCACCGGAATCATGGTCGTCGTCGTCGACGACATCGTTGAGCTTGCGTTGCTGGAGGAGAGGGGATTTTCTGAGGTTGTCGCTCACGATCCGGTCGGCGGCCCTCGTTGGCGGCTCTCGGGCTGGAGTGGCAGCTTTCCGGAAGGTGAACCGCGGCGAGTCGTCGGCCAGCGCCTCCGCCGCCTGCAAGAACCTCGATATCATGTAGTCGCCGGCGTCCGAGGGCTTTGGGGCTTCCCGGAAACTGCTGAGGCCGCTCATGCTGCAGTTCATCAAGAGCGACTCTGTCCGGGAGAGCGTCTCCGGCGCGTCGATAAACACGTCGTCGTcatcggcggcggcggcggtcttGAAAACTGTTCGCGTCCTCTGTAGTCGCCGGCTGTCCAGCTCCTCTGTTTCCCCCTCCATCTTGCTGGCCTCGCCATCATTGGTCGGAAAGGAGGAAGCTTTGCGAGTGCGGACGCTGCTGCCGGCCAATGGCGGCCCGCCTGAGCAGCCGTTCTTTGGGTGGCCCGGCGATTTCTCCCAGACGAAGGCCACCGCGCCGGGGTGGCTCACCGGACCGGACTTCAACTCCGACTTGTAGAATGGGAGCGAGAACCTACGCGG from Zingiber officinale cultivar Zhangliang chromosome 5B, Zo_v1.1, whole genome shotgun sequence encodes the following:
- the LOC121986837 gene encoding uncharacterized protein LOC121986837 — protein: MDDKKLNFDAPLLSIRRLSAEAAAATAPSSVSEKKLTSSPPRRFSLPFYKSELKSGPVSHPGAVAFVWEKSPGHPKNGCSGGPPLAGSSVRTRKASSFPTNDGEASKMEGETEELDSRRLQRTRTVFKTAAAADDDDVFIDAPETLSRTESLLMNCSMSGLSSFREAPKPSDAGDYMISRFLQAAEALADDSPRFTFRKAATPAREPPTRAADRIVSDNLRKSPLLQQRKLNDVVDDDDHDSGGRLRSRGCGLLPKISLMASLCLLNPFAGLRKPRRRDANSLHHFVDEESLTSRGTSPYRRRSNAGGLSPSSPLREGKGFLGVPNSGKIKGGGRGNPPELKKTPALHDVSSPNRHCEFESNVSPLQSPLLAPKSPAESWLMNTLTSVAPQSPRPQPPFLRVHVKQTIWKPVPPEPNGKKRPSKPQRRRSRLAEVVLSFPFRA